The following proteins are co-located in the Lepisosteus oculatus isolate fLepOcu1 chromosome 9, fLepOcu1.hap2, whole genome shotgun sequence genome:
- the LOC102689812 gene encoding enolase-phosphatase E1-like isoform X1: MEIDASLPKTCALDSAQDSQSTGEPHRELNSASQETRDGETCSSSKAPCSLEMDTSDKDQENHKHEIALDSAQDSQSTGEPHHEQIHKADEQISQETSDGETQLCSKASCSPETEAPEKDQENHKHELESSADCQGNTPEGSERREAATTTVGQVSSSMCPEVNPSAPEMGTEICEPDSLGDASRKGVSENAANQSTEKPLQEDSSCQTSALREKKGGERGQGDSSPKSKTGLVEGTDTQSTQPPLQQKDWASREGSACPKVKDAENVQVDSDRKDKSISCKQDIDKEIQQGSDQRNKSALDSAQDSQSTGEPHHEQIHKADEQISQETSDGETQLCSKASCSPETEAPEKDQENHKHELESSADCQGNTPEGSERREAATTTVGQVSSSMCPEVNPSAPEMGTEICEPDSLGDASRKGVSENAANQSTEKPLQEDSSCQTSALREKKGGERGQGDSSPKSKTGLVEGTDTQSTQPPLQQKDWASREGSACPKVKDAENVQVDSDRKDKSISCKQDIDKEIQQGSDQRNKSALDSAQDSQSTGEPHHEQIHKADEQISQETSDGETQLCSKASCSPETEAPEKDQENHKHELESSADCQGNTPEGSERREAATTTVGQVSSSMCPEVNPSAPEMGTEICEPDSLGDASRKGVSENAANQSTEKPLQEDSSCQTSALREKKGGERGQGDSSPKSKTGLVEGTDTQSTQPPLQQKDWASREGSACPKVKDAENVQVDSDRKDKSISCKQDIDKEIQQGSDQRNKSALDSAQDSQSTGEPHHEQIHKADEQISQETSDGETQLCSKASCSPETEAPEKDQENHKHELESSADCQGNTPEGSERREAATTTVGQVSSSMCPEVNPSAPEMGTEICEPDSLGDASRKGVSENAANQSTEKPLQEDSSCQTSALREKKGGERGQGDSSPKSKTGLVEGTDTQSTQPPLQQKDWASREGSACPKVKDAENVQVDSDRKDKSISCKQDIDKEIQQGSDQRNKSGNSVVDTASQPFLPEVSAVVDKSDVRRRKEKVAEKDQNDSFRKETTDKKRPTHPKITSEPADEKNKTMIPQGHGDNQQSYNSALPQLSPFLAVLLVLLVGAGLWLFKWPHQSQSAEKGENRSIEVFRRQITRLESSFPSQRKELWRRSRIHMEKHLQSEEPTEPVSMILTAGRKAERTLHCLASGLARAYSSALNASALHIDGLSKATLDSDRIKLEIDEELTAAFEGNKRAAVIHRFEELPPDSTLIFYKYCDHENAAYKAVSLIFTVLLEEDELGTQLNLGSVEEMVQDHIQEKFFISVQPTVFDKMDTDKFSGLWSRISHLILPVSTEERSERLGCDL; the protein is encoded by the exons ATGGAGATTGATGCTTCGTTACCCAAGACTTGTG cTTTGGATTCTGCACAAGACTCTCAGTCCACTGGAGAGCCTCATCGTGAGCTGAATTCAGCCTCACAAGAAACAAGAGATGGAGAAACATGCTCATCTTCCAAAGCCCCCTGCTCACTAGAGATGGACACCTCTGACAAAGACCAAGAAAATCACAAACACGAGATTG ctttggATTCTGCACAAGACTCTCAGTCCACTGGAGAGCCTCATCATGAGCAGATACACAAGGCAGATGAGCAGATCTCACAAGAAACAAGTGATGGAGAAACACAATTATGTTCCAAAGCCTCCTGCTCACCAGAGACGGAAGCCCCTGAGAAAGACCAAGAGAATCACAAACACGAGCTTG aatctagtgcaGACTGTCAGGGTAACACACCGGAGGGATCTGAGAGACGAGAGGCAGCAACGACCACTGTAGGACAGGTGTCTTCCTCCATGTGTCCTGAGGTTAACCCCAGTGCTCCCGAGATGGGAACAGAAATCTGTGAACCTGACAGCCTGGGTGATGCGAGTAGAAAAG GTGTTTCAGAAAATGCTGCCAATCAGTCCACTGAAAAGCCTCTTCAAGAGGACTCTTCCTGTCAGACATCTGCCTTACGTGAAAAGAAAGGTGGTGAAAGGGGCCAGGGGGACTCCAGTCCGAAATCCAAGACTG GTCTTGTAGAAGGAACTGACACTCAGTCCACTCAACCGCCTCTTCAACAGAAGGACTGGGCTTCGAGAGAGGGATCTGCCTGCCCTAAAGTGAAAGATGCTGAAAATGTCCAGGTGGACAGTGACAGAAAAGACAAGAGTATTAGCTGTAAACAGGACATTGATAAAGAAATCCAGCAAGGTTCTGACCAAAGAAACAAGAGTG ctttggATTCTGCACAAGACTCTCAGTCCACTGGAGAGCCTCATCATGAGCAGATACACAAGGCAGATGAGCAGATCTCACAAGAAACAAGTGATGGAGAAACACAATTATGTTCCAAAGCCTCCTGCTCACCAGAGACGGAAGCCCCTGAGAAAGACCAAGAGAATCACAAACACGAGCTTG aatctagtgcaGACTGTCAGGGTAACACACCGGAGGGATCTGAGAGACGAGAGGCAGCAACGACCACTGTAGGACAGGTGTCTTCCTCCATGTGTCCTGAGGTTAACCCCAGTGCTCCCGAGATGGGAACAGAAATCTGTGAACCTGACAGCCTGGGTGATGCGAGTAGAAAAG GTGTTTCAGAAAATGCTGCCAATCAGTCCACTGAAAAGCCTCTTCAAGAGGACTCTTCCTGTCAGACATCTGCCTTACGTGAAAAGAAAGGTGGTGAAAGGGGCCAGGGGGACTCCAGTCCGAAATCCAAGACTG GTCTTGTAGAAGGAACTGACACTCAGTCCACTCAACCGCCTCTTCAACAGAAGGACTGGGCTTCGAGAGAGGGATCTGCCTGCCCTAAAGTGAAAGATGCTGAAAATGTCCAGGTGGACAGTGACAGAAAAGACAAGAGTATTAGCTGTAAACAGGACATTGATAAAGAAATCCAGCAAGGTTCTGACCAAAGAAACAAGAGTG ctttggATTCTGCACAAGACTCTCAGTCCACTGGAGAGCCTCATCATGAGCAGATACACAAGGCAGATGAGCAGATCTCACAAGAAACAAGTGATGGAGAAACACAATTATGTTCCAAAGCCTCCTGCTCACCAGAGACGGAAGCCCCTGAGAAAGACCAAGAGAATCACAAACACGAGCTTG aatctagtgcaGACTGTCAGGGTAACACACCGGAGGGATCTGAGAGACGAGAGGCAGCAACGACCACTGTAGGACAGGTGTCTTCCTCCATGTGTCCTGAGGTTAACCCCAGTGCTCCCGAGATGGGAACAGAAATCTGTGAACCTGACAGCCTGGGTGATGCGAGTAGAAAAG GTGTTTCAGAAAATGCTGCCAATCAGTCCACTGAAAAGCCTCTTCAAGAGGACTCTTCCTGTCAGACATCTGCCTTACGTGAAAAGAAAGGTGGTGAAAGGGGCCAGGGGGACTCCAGTCCGAAATCCAAGACTG GTCTTGTAGAAGGAACTGACACTCAGTCCACTCAACCGCCTCTTCAACAGAAGGACTGGGCTTCGAGAGAGGGATCTGCCTGCCCTAAAGTGAAAGATGCTGAAAATGTCCAGGTGGACAGTGACAGAAAAGACAAGAGTATTAGCTGTAAACAGGACATTGATAAAGAAATCCAGCAAGGTTCTGACCAAAGAAACAAGAGTG ctttggATTCTGCACAAGACTCTCAGTCCACTGGAGAGCCTCATCATGAGCAGATACACAAGGCAGATGAGCAGATCTCACAAGAAACAAGTGATGGAGAAACACAATTATGTTCCAAAGCCTCCTGCTCACCAGAGACGGAAGCCCCTGAGAAAGACCAAGAGAATCACAAACACGAGCTTG aatctagtgcaGACTGTCAGGGTAACACACCGGAGGGATCTGAGAGACGAGAGGCAGCAACGACCACTGTAGGACAGGTGTCTTCCTCCATGTGTCCTGAGGTTAACCCCAGTGCTCCCGAGATGGGAACAGAAATCTGTGAACCTGACAGCCTGGGTGATGCGAGTAGAAAAG GTGTTTCAGAAAATGCTGCCAATCAGTCCACTGAAAAGCCTCTTCAAGAGGACTCTTCCTGTCAGACATCTGCCTTACGTGAAAAGAAAGGTGGTGAAAGGGGCCAGGGGGACTCCAGTCCGAAATCCAAGACTG GTCTTGTAGAAGGAACTGACACTCAGTCCACTCAACCGCCTCTTCAACAGAAGGACTGGGCTTCGAGAGAGGGATCTGCCTGCCCTAAAGTGAAAGATGCTGAAAATGTCCAGGTGGACAGTGACAGAAAAGACAAGAGTATTAGCTGTAAACAGGACATTGATAAAGAAATCCAGCAAGGTTCTGACCAAAGAAACAAGAGTG GAAATTCAGTTGTTGACACAGCTTCACAGCCTTTCCTCCCAGAGGTCTCGGCTGTAGTTGATAAATCTGACGTTAGGAGGAGAAAGGAGAAAGTTGCTGAAAAAGACCAGAATGACTCCTTCCGAAAAGAAACAACTG ATAAGAAGAGGCCCACGCATCCTAAAATTACGTCTGAACCAGCAGATGAGAAGAACAAAACTATGATACCACAAGGACATGGAGACAACCAACAATCTTATAATTCTGCTTTACCCCAACTAAGTCCATTTCTGGCAGTTCTTCTAGTGTTACTTGTGGGTGCTGGCTTGTGGCTATTCAAATGGCCGCATCAAAGCCAGTCTGCTGAAAAGGGGGAGAACAGAAGTATCGAAGTGTTTCGCAGGCAGATTACTCGGCTGGAGTCCAGCTTCCCCAGCCAGAGAAAGGAGCTGTGGAGGAGAAGCAGGATTCACATGGAGAAGCACCTTCAGTCAGAGGAGCCCACTGAACCCGTCAGCATGATCCTGACTGCTGGGCGCAAGGCTGAGAGGACACTGCACTGTCTGGCCAGTGGCCTGGCCAGGGCCTACTCCTCTGCCCTCAATGCCAGTGCCCTCCACATAGATGGCTTGAGCAAGGCCACGCTGGACAGTGACCGGATCAAACTGGAAATAGATGAGGAACTGACAGCCGCGTTTGAGGGGAACAAGAGGGCAGCAGTCATCCACCGGTTTGAAGAGCTTCCTCCAGACTCGACACTCATCTTCTACAAGTACTGTGACCATGAGAACGCGGCCTACAAGGCTGTGTCTCTCATCTTCACTGTTCTCCTGGAGGAGGACGAGCTGGGCACACAGCTGAATTTGGGCAGCGTGGAGGAGATGGTGCAGGATCACATTCAGGAGAAATTCTTTATCTCAGTCCAGCCAACAGTGTTTGATAAAATGGATACTGATAAATTCAGTGGACTTTGGAGTCGGATCTCACACTTGATTTTACCTGTTAGCACTGAGGAGAGAAGTGAAAGGTTAGGCTGCGATCTGTGA
- the LOC102689812 gene encoding enolase-phosphatase E1-like isoform X2, with the protein MEIDASLPKTCALDSAQDSQSTGEPHRELNSASQETRDGETCSSSKAPCSLEMDTSDKDQENHKHEIALDSAQDSQSTGEPHHEQIHKADEQISQETSDGETQLCSKASCSPETEAPEKDQENHKHELESSADCQGNTPEGSERREAATTTVGQVSSSMCPEVNPSAPEMGTEICEPDSLGDASRKGVSENAANQSTEKPLQEDSSCQTSALREKKGGERGQGDSSPKSKTALDSAQDSQSTGEPHHEQIHKADEQISQETSDGETQLCSKASCSPETEAPEKDQENHKHELESSADCQGNTPEGSERREAATTTVGQVSSSMCPEVNPSAPEMGTEICEPDSLGDASRKGVSENAANQSTEKPLQEDSSCQTSALREKKGGERGQGDSSPKSKTGLVEGTDTQSTQPPLQQKDWASREGSACPKVKDAENVQVDSDRKDKSISCKQDIDKEIQQGSDQRNKSALDSAQDSQSTGEPHHEQIHKADEQISQETSDGETQLCSKASCSPETEAPEKDQENHKHELESSADCQGNTPEGSERREAATTTVGQVSSSMCPEVNPSAPEMGTEICEPDSLGDASRKGVSENAANQSTEKPLQEDSSCQTSALREKKGGERGQGDSSPKSKTGLVEGTDTQSTQPPLQQKDWASREGSACPKVKDAENVQVDSDRKDKSISCKQDIDKEIQQGSDQRNKSALDSAQDSQSTGEPHHEQIHKADEQISQETSDGETQLCSKASCSPETEAPEKDQENHKHELESSADCQGNTPEGSERREAATTTVGQVSSSMCPEVNPSAPEMGTEICEPDSLGDASRKGVSENAANQSTEKPLQEDSSCQTSALREKKGGERGQGDSSPKSKTGLVEGTDTQSTQPPLQQKDWASREGSACPKVKDAENVQVDSDRKDKSISCKQDIDKEIQQGSDQRNKSGNSVVDTASQPFLPEVSAVVDKSDVRRRKEKVAEKDQNDSFRKETTDKKRPTHPKITSEPADEKNKTMIPQGHGDNQQSYNSALPQLSPFLAVLLVLLVGAGLWLFKWPHQSQSAEKGENRSIEVFRRQITRLESSFPSQRKELWRRSRIHMEKHLQSEEPTEPVSMILTAGRKAERTLHCLASGLARAYSSALNASALHIDGLSKATLDSDRIKLEIDEELTAAFEGNKRAAVIHRFEELPPDSTLIFYKYCDHENAAYKAVSLIFTVLLEEDELGTQLNLGSVEEMVQDHIQEKFFISVQPTVFDKMDTDKFSGLWSRISHLILPVSTEERSERLGCDL; encoded by the exons ATGGAGATTGATGCTTCGTTACCCAAGACTTGTG cTTTGGATTCTGCACAAGACTCTCAGTCCACTGGAGAGCCTCATCGTGAGCTGAATTCAGCCTCACAAGAAACAAGAGATGGAGAAACATGCTCATCTTCCAAAGCCCCCTGCTCACTAGAGATGGACACCTCTGACAAAGACCAAGAAAATCACAAACACGAGATTG ctttggATTCTGCACAAGACTCTCAGTCCACTGGAGAGCCTCATCATGAGCAGATACACAAGGCAGATGAGCAGATCTCACAAGAAACAAGTGATGGAGAAACACAATTATGTTCCAAAGCCTCCTGCTCACCAGAGACGGAAGCCCCTGAGAAAGACCAAGAGAATCACAAACACGAGCTTG aatctagtgcaGACTGTCAGGGTAACACACCGGAGGGATCTGAGAGACGAGAGGCAGCAACGACCACTGTAGGACAGGTGTCTTCCTCCATGTGTCCTGAGGTTAACCCCAGTGCTCCCGAGATGGGAACAGAAATCTGTGAACCTGACAGCCTGGGTGATGCGAGTAGAAAAG GTGTTTCAGAAAATGCTGCCAATCAGTCCACTGAAAAGCCTCTTCAAGAGGACTCTTCCTGTCAGACATCTGCCTTACGTGAAAAGAAAGGTGGTGAAAGGGGCCAGGGGGACTCCAGTCCGAAATCCAAGACTG ctttggATTCTGCACAAGACTCTCAGTCCACTGGAGAGCCTCATCATGAGCAGATACACAAGGCAGATGAGCAGATCTCACAAGAAACAAGTGATGGAGAAACACAATTATGTTCCAAAGCCTCCTGCTCACCAGAGACGGAAGCCCCTGAGAAAGACCAAGAGAATCACAAACACGAGCTTG aatctagtgcaGACTGTCAGGGTAACACACCGGAGGGATCTGAGAGACGAGAGGCAGCAACGACCACTGTAGGACAGGTGTCTTCCTCCATGTGTCCTGAGGTTAACCCCAGTGCTCCCGAGATGGGAACAGAAATCTGTGAACCTGACAGCCTGGGTGATGCGAGTAGAAAAG GTGTTTCAGAAAATGCTGCCAATCAGTCCACTGAAAAGCCTCTTCAAGAGGACTCTTCCTGTCAGACATCTGCCTTACGTGAAAAGAAAGGTGGTGAAAGGGGCCAGGGGGACTCCAGTCCGAAATCCAAGACTG GTCTTGTAGAAGGAACTGACACTCAGTCCACTCAACCGCCTCTTCAACAGAAGGACTGGGCTTCGAGAGAGGGATCTGCCTGCCCTAAAGTGAAAGATGCTGAAAATGTCCAGGTGGACAGTGACAGAAAAGACAAGAGTATTAGCTGTAAACAGGACATTGATAAAGAAATCCAGCAAGGTTCTGACCAAAGAAACAAGAGTG ctttggATTCTGCACAAGACTCTCAGTCCACTGGAGAGCCTCATCATGAGCAGATACACAAGGCAGATGAGCAGATCTCACAAGAAACAAGTGATGGAGAAACACAATTATGTTCCAAAGCCTCCTGCTCACCAGAGACGGAAGCCCCTGAGAAAGACCAAGAGAATCACAAACACGAGCTTG aatctagtgcaGACTGTCAGGGTAACACACCGGAGGGATCTGAGAGACGAGAGGCAGCAACGACCACTGTAGGACAGGTGTCTTCCTCCATGTGTCCTGAGGTTAACCCCAGTGCTCCCGAGATGGGAACAGAAATCTGTGAACCTGACAGCCTGGGTGATGCGAGTAGAAAAG GTGTTTCAGAAAATGCTGCCAATCAGTCCACTGAAAAGCCTCTTCAAGAGGACTCTTCCTGTCAGACATCTGCCTTACGTGAAAAGAAAGGTGGTGAAAGGGGCCAGGGGGACTCCAGTCCGAAATCCAAGACTG GTCTTGTAGAAGGAACTGACACTCAGTCCACTCAACCGCCTCTTCAACAGAAGGACTGGGCTTCGAGAGAGGGATCTGCCTGCCCTAAAGTGAAAGATGCTGAAAATGTCCAGGTGGACAGTGACAGAAAAGACAAGAGTATTAGCTGTAAACAGGACATTGATAAAGAAATCCAGCAAGGTTCTGACCAAAGAAACAAGAGTG ctttggATTCTGCACAAGACTCTCAGTCCACTGGAGAGCCTCATCATGAGCAGATACACAAGGCAGATGAGCAGATCTCACAAGAAACAAGTGATGGAGAAACACAATTATGTTCCAAAGCCTCCTGCTCACCAGAGACGGAAGCCCCTGAGAAAGACCAAGAGAATCACAAACACGAGCTTG aatctagtgcaGACTGTCAGGGTAACACACCGGAGGGATCTGAGAGACGAGAGGCAGCAACGACCACTGTAGGACAGGTGTCTTCCTCCATGTGTCCTGAGGTTAACCCCAGTGCTCCCGAGATGGGAACAGAAATCTGTGAACCTGACAGCCTGGGTGATGCGAGTAGAAAAG GTGTTTCAGAAAATGCTGCCAATCAGTCCACTGAAAAGCCTCTTCAAGAGGACTCTTCCTGTCAGACATCTGCCTTACGTGAAAAGAAAGGTGGTGAAAGGGGCCAGGGGGACTCCAGTCCGAAATCCAAGACTG GTCTTGTAGAAGGAACTGACACTCAGTCCACTCAACCGCCTCTTCAACAGAAGGACTGGGCTTCGAGAGAGGGATCTGCCTGCCCTAAAGTGAAAGATGCTGAAAATGTCCAGGTGGACAGTGACAGAAAAGACAAGAGTATTAGCTGTAAACAGGACATTGATAAAGAAATCCAGCAAGGTTCTGACCAAAGAAACAAGAGTG GAAATTCAGTTGTTGACACAGCTTCACAGCCTTTCCTCCCAGAGGTCTCGGCTGTAGTTGATAAATCTGACGTTAGGAGGAGAAAGGAGAAAGTTGCTGAAAAAGACCAGAATGACTCCTTCCGAAAAGAAACAACTG ATAAGAAGAGGCCCACGCATCCTAAAATTACGTCTGAACCAGCAGATGAGAAGAACAAAACTATGATACCACAAGGACATGGAGACAACCAACAATCTTATAATTCTGCTTTACCCCAACTAAGTCCATTTCTGGCAGTTCTTCTAGTGTTACTTGTGGGTGCTGGCTTGTGGCTATTCAAATGGCCGCATCAAAGCCAGTCTGCTGAAAAGGGGGAGAACAGAAGTATCGAAGTGTTTCGCAGGCAGATTACTCGGCTGGAGTCCAGCTTCCCCAGCCAGAGAAAGGAGCTGTGGAGGAGAAGCAGGATTCACATGGAGAAGCACCTTCAGTCAGAGGAGCCCACTGAACCCGTCAGCATGATCCTGACTGCTGGGCGCAAGGCTGAGAGGACACTGCACTGTCTGGCCAGTGGCCTGGCCAGGGCCTACTCCTCTGCCCTCAATGCCAGTGCCCTCCACATAGATGGCTTGAGCAAGGCCACGCTGGACAGTGACCGGATCAAACTGGAAATAGATGAGGAACTGACAGCCGCGTTTGAGGGGAACAAGAGGGCAGCAGTCATCCACCGGTTTGAAGAGCTTCCTCCAGACTCGACACTCATCTTCTACAAGTACTGTGACCATGAGAACGCGGCCTACAAGGCTGTGTCTCTCATCTTCACTGTTCTCCTGGAGGAGGACGAGCTGGGCACACAGCTGAATTTGGGCAGCGTGGAGGAGATGGTGCAGGATCACATTCAGGAGAAATTCTTTATCTCAGTCCAGCCAACAGTGTTTGATAAAATGGATACTGATAAATTCAGTGGACTTTGGAGTCGGATCTCACACTTGATTTTACCTGTTAGCACTGAGGAGAGAAGTGAAAGGTTAGGCTGCGATCTGTGA